In the Vanessa atalanta chromosome 13, ilVanAtal1.2, whole genome shotgun sequence genome, ATACAAATTgtaagattaaatttatacaaagaatGTAGAAAAGGAAGGTTTACGGCTTTATCGTAAAAACAGCGATTTCGGGCAACCACATTGAAGAGAAAAGAAAAAACCGTTACATTGTTCAATTATTCAGCGTGACACGTGTCTTTTTTATCTGTAGGACCAATGTTGATTACATTCATTGAAAGtattaagtaaagttaaatTGCAGTTCTCATATGTTGGCGGATGGTtgggtaaatatatttttttatcaacaatgATAAATCTGTAGTTGGTACTaacttaagttatttaatttttcgaaAAGAAACCCCAAAATCGAACAAAATAGTTTTTGGTATGAAGGAAACGAACAGTTGAAATAGCTAATTGATAACCCCTGCCAAATAAAGACAACACAGAagtcgaatttaaaaaaaaaaacagtcactTGAGTGTCACTTAAACAAGGTTTTAAGTAAAACAATTGTCTCTATAATATTATGGGTAATTCTATCGGatgtcatatatacatattataatcaggaattaaagttatatagtcattttatttcaatcaattttatgtacgacagttataaataaatttaaaacctgCACATCATGTGAGTATAAGCACTGTACTAAATATTCATCTATTCATCATATTATATGATTTGTTTGTGTGGCCTATTTGACATTTCCTAATCGTAGATAGATATACAAGCTATCGGCGGTTTGATTCATTCACCTGACAAATAATTTTCCTTTGTACTGATTAGTCTCACTGTATTTAATGTTTCCATTTTCATAACGaaagtaatagttttataacacaactaataagaaatgaaattaacaaagaaatagtttatgtaacaaatacacacttataagtaaaaacattaaagataaTCTTAACTACAATACTTGTCAATTGGCACCTTATTGTACCTGATATTTAAGTGCTAATGGACGCTAACGAgacgcttaaataaataaagacattagTAACAtagataatagaaaaaaatgctTCTAAAACTAAAGGCATTTTCTCTTTGCCTTTGCTTTAATCAACCTCgttacagaataaaaaaaaatatcgatggaACGTACAGCGTTTATACTATCAGCATAGGCACTAAGTACTAGAATCGCATGAGAAGATTGTCGAATTCGAATATTAGGATATTTCTTAATCACATCTGCTGCTATTTTAGCGGTGTTGTTCATAATTGTAATCTTCTAAAAAATCTACAATAACAGTGTCAAATATTCATAAGGTACGCAAGTCTTGCAATGTTGCCGTCATTAAATCTCTTCGTCTGAGATAGACGACCACCATGTCGCCACGCTCCTCTTTTGCTCTAGTTCCTAAAGTGGACGTCAATGTTCTAAATACACGCGGGAGTAGGTTACAGCAGTCTGTAGCTCCACATGGAGAGCGGGCTCTGCAGCAGTGCGAGGTGTGGCGGCTCCTTGCCCCCTACCAGCAAAAGATGTAGCTGTCTCTCTCCATTCCTCGGAACGCTCCTCGCGCGTCTCTCGCCGAGGTCCTGCAGTTCTATGTCTCCGGGCCCCACACCGGAGTCTGGGGTCAGAGCGGAACCGAGCTTCCCGATATCCGGCCCCAGATAGTGAGGGTTGCTGAAACCCGACGACGCCCCAGAGACGCCGTTCACTCTCTCCGCGCTCGCATAGTCCGACGTCGAGAGCTCGGCCTCGTCCTCCGTCACCGGCACGGTTCCGGCGGCCGGCTCCCTCGTGAACCGGACCGACGCCGACTTCGACAACGTCACGCCGACCCTCGGCCGACTGCGCTCGAGCTCGGCCAGCTCCCGCCTCATGTCCTCCTCCTCCTCGGAGTCGAAGTACACGAGACGGGCCGCCTCGACCGGCGACAGCACCGGCGTCGGCAGCACCATGTCCGCGAAGTCCGGCACCGAGATGGGGTCGCGCGAGACCTCGCAGCGCAGGCGCTCCTCGCGCGGGCTCTCGCCGCCGTCGGCCGGCTGCCGCTCGTCGATGACGTAGGCCGAGCGGGACTTGCTCAGCGACGAGCGCTCCGTGCGCAGCAAGCTCTCCGTGGAGTCGCGCTCGCCGGCCAGCACGGTGTAGGAGCAGCGAGCGGCGCGCCGGATGTGGAAGCTCGACAGCTTGGATATCTCGCGCAGGAAgccggcgggcgcgggcgcggcgtgcGGGGGCGCGCGCGGGGCGAGCGGCGCGCTGCGCACGCGGCCCCCGCGGCCCCCGcggcccgccgcgcccgccgcgcccgccgcgccgcccacCAGCAGCGCGCGCCCGTCCACGCGCGCCGACGGCCACTTCACGCTCTGCACGATACGCTCCCAGGTCTCCGTCGCTACGCATAAACGAGGCGAAACATGGAGCGAGTCGATGACGACGAGAGGTCTCGTCGTCATCTATTTATCGATCGGTCGGTACTGAAGCTACATACCGAAGTGGAACCTCCAGAGCTCGTTGGTGGGGTGTCCGTGCGCCTCCCCCCCGAAGATGTAGAGATGTGCCCCGGCGCGCAGGCCGGCGTGCCCGCTGCGCGCGCTGGGCGCCTGCTTGCCGCTCACGCGCACCGCCGTCCACACGCGCGACACTGTGGTCGGTTACAttcttataactattttaaatagagGTTGCTAGTCACCGACCGTgttgttatttgtttgttttcgtttgttgttgttgttgttgctaTGTATTACGGAGGCCATTGAAATTTTTTGGAGTCGGGAAAGAGTCACAGAATGCTTCCAAGATATTGTGACTTATCTACTTATCTAAAGCGTTTGATTGCGTGCAACACGAAACACTGGTCAAAGGTATGGCATTAGAAAAGCCGCACTTAATATTCTAATCTATTATCTTAGCAATGGAATTCaaagaattgattttattaatgcgTAGGGGGTTTCTTAGCGATCAGTTCTTGGTACATTTGTCTTGTTCACCATAAAttgtacgataaaaaatatatcatataacaaaaataaaaatatgctagAGACGACTGGTCTCGGCACGGCTACTGACTGGTGTCGTAGTGCCAGAGGTCAGCGCAGTCGCGCAGGTCGCACTGGCCGCCGTGCACGTACAGCCGGTTGTCGTGCAGCGCCGCGGCGTGGCGGTGCCGCGCCGGGCCCGCGCTGCTCGTGCGCACCTGGTGCCACGACTCCGACTCTGCATGCAACGAACACTACACTGTTCTATATACAAAACTAAGGAGGTTGGTAGTCGGTAGTCGGTAGTCGGTAGTCGGTAGCCCTATTATGGTTGGTGATCAGTATATCAGAATTAATTGTGTTTAATCTTTTGTTGCAAGGCgcttattttaatgtatgacTTACCGTAGTGGAAAGCCCATAGCTCATTGGTAGATCCTCGTAAATCTTTGTATCCTCCGTATATAAGAAGGCAATCCTTAAGTGCGTGCGCGGAGTGTCCGCGCCGGCCGCGCGGGCCGCACGTGACTGCGCGCGCGTCCCGCGCTCCGCGACGACGCAGCGTCGAGTAACTGGACTGCCCTGGTAGCTTACGCCATGTTTCTATCTGTGAAATAACCTATGTTTACTTTCAAGTGTTCCAGCTTTGCAAAAcgacttaatttataatttagatttattagaGATACTCGTAGGAgtatttttcatgtttaaataatctataagtTTTGCATTAACCTAACGTATTCGCACCTTTAAACCTTAACAAAACTAGTAATATGTTATCGTTAATACCACTGATTTTTCTTCTGACCAGAGAACGCAACTTCCTGAAAAATCGCACTAGATATGGCGTCAGGAGAACACCAGGGGGTGTTCTCCTGACGTGTCATGATCTAACTGTTACATTTCTTACCTCAGTGTCATATATCCAAAGTGGCGTCTCGTTGGAGAGCGCACCGGCCTCGCCACCGAATACGTAGAGCTTGTTGCCATGAGTGGTGGCGGTGTGTTCTTGCAGCGCGGGCGGTGGCTCCCCACGCGCCTCCAACCGCTCCCACCGACTGGTTGCTGAATATAAGACAGAGCGAGTTACACGCTGCTTTGAAGAAGTCGTTAAACGGTGATCACCCTAGTGCTAAACATATCTACATAATTAAATTCACGTAAAGAAAGTTCGCTGATTGCAATCAAATTTCGGTTAAcccaaaaataattgtatatttaatttaattatatttttgctcGTCTTCGTTTGAATCAAAAATGACATCGGCCACTCGAGAGTAAACAATGAAACGACATATTCCAGTACACTTTCGCGGTTAATTGGTTTCTCGCGAACCGTAAACTGTTCTCGACCTAATTAGTGAGTGTCCTAGAGAAATGCTGCCATTGTCGAGAGCCCTTGACACCCACACGCTGCTCCGCCGGAGGCGATTCGCAGATAAAGATGTAGCTCACATTGAGTACGAGAGAATATTTCAAAGagaataacataaacaaattaaacagtCCCAATTCAGACTTCGGGGAGCAGTCAACTTCTATACCATTCACGAATGTACGTATGACATTAGgctttgtcaaaatatttttctagtttCTGTTAGTTTGCTTAAGTTTTGTGGttgttgataaaaatatctACTTAGAATTCTGGGGTTTATTTAGTATTTCAGTAACTTTAGTGTCGAATATCCTAGTTTAAGTCGCAGCGGCCAATCTCGAGGGAGACTTGCCAACTGCTCAGGAAATATAGTATACTACGATGGGACGCCGTTCTGGGAGGATCAGAGAGAATTCAGACGTAGGGCCAAattactttaacattttttcTGATGCAGGGCAGTTTTTACACAGCCAGCTTATGGCAGCTACTGAGAATATtttcagagaaaaaaaaaattgctccaAACTGGTTTTTTAACCCAAAGTCTTGGATCTATCCGACTGTTAGTTGCAAATGGACTCACCAAGGCAATACCTCCAGAAGTCCCTGAGTGGCACGGAGCCGCCCGCGCCGCGTCCGCCCAGTACGTACACGTACCCTCCCAGTAGGGTCGCGGAGTGCTTTCCGCGCGCACATGGAGCCGTACGCACCGCACCGCCGCTGTCCACCGACACCCACATCACCTGGAACATTATCAAACTATGTTaccattctaaaaataatagctGTTCGTAGGTAGGTTTGAAAGATATCGCTTTATGGTgactttttaataactatataaaatttaaaaaggtcCCTATTGTATCcgcctgtatatatatatatgtattttgaccTATAGCCAGACtgattcaagagaaagatttatttatgtcatttaagagtatttgtgaaaatataatacatatactgtaaacatgtttatatgtatgtatctatgtatgtataagacAAATGCGCGCCACTATATTAACTATAGACCTTTTcacgttaaattattgttattaattataatcgaCGTGCATTAGTATCAGTGACGctcatgtttaaaatatgtctCAGTGTGTGTGAGCCGACTAACAGTAAGGACagcataaaaatacaaaataagttatatttgtgaaatttattatacttaaaattaatttaaactattcgTGCGCAGCTACGGCGGCTGGgtggtataatattatgtaggtatttttttttatggcattgcttggcggacgagcatatgggccacctgatggtaagtggtcaccaccgcccatagacaaaggcgctgtaagaaatattaaccattccttacacttactgttatttggcggtagaatatctgatgagtgggtggtacctatccagacgggcttgcacaaagctctaccaccaagtaaatatatataaaaagacttATTTCtaatcttataaattttttgTCACTATTTAAATCTCATTAACTAATtgaactaatattaatattccagataagtattgttttaaatataatatatatttcttcggGGCATTTACCACATacctattgaaaaataaattccgATGACTATTTAATGCctgatttgaaatattaaccgAAGGTCGTCCGTTTTACTCCATATATGCAGCCTTATATTCTAAACATCTGATCAACGAGGCAATTACCCTAATTATCTGTTAAAATACGAAAgtgatttgtttattaatattttttattgtttttcagtatttaaactaataattagtataattgcCTCGCTTTAACTAATCTATCGATCgtcattaaattttgatatacgGTGACGAAACCGCGGATGgaaactagtattataaagaCATCTTCCATATATGACCtaagttttattaaacttatatatctttaaaaagagAGTGCTTTTTCAATTGCATCCTTTTTACTTCAAAGACTTCACAATAAAGGAAATGTATCCGA is a window encoding:
- the LOC125068036 gene encoding protein GLUTELIN PRECURSOR ACCUMULATION 3-like is translated as MWVSVDSGGAVRTAPCARGKHSATLLGGYVYVLGGRGAGGSVPLRDFWRYCLATSRWERLEARGEPPPALQEHTATTHGNKLYVFGGEAGALSNETPLWIYDTEIETWRKLPGQSSYSTLRRRGARDARAVTCGPRGRRGHSAHALKDCLLIYGGYKDLRGSTNELWAFHYESESWHQVRTSSAGPARHRHAAALHDNRLYVHGGQCDLRDCADLWHYDTMSRVWTAVRVSGKQAPSARSGHAGLRAGAHLYIFGGEAHGHPTNELWRFHFATETWERIVQSVKWPSARVDGRALLVGGAAGAAGAAGRGGRGGRVRSAPLAPRAPPHAAPAPAGFLREISKLSSFHIRRAARCSYTVLAGERDSTESLLRTERSSLSKSRSAYVIDERQPADGGESPREERLRCEVSRDPISVPDFADMVLPTPVLSPVEAARLVYFDSEEEEDMRRELAELERSRPRVGVTLSKSASVRFTREPAAGTVPVTEDEAELSTSDYASAERVNGVSGASSGFSNPHYLGPDIGKLGSALTPDSGVGPGDIELQDLGERRARSVPRNGERQLHLLLVGGKEPPHLALLQSPLSMWSYRLL